Part of the Sulfitobacter donghicola DSW-25 = KCTC 12864 = JCM 14565 genome, ATTGCTTCAAATTTAGCAACTTCTTCGGGGTCTACCGTGTTTTGATGCGCTTGCATTTTGGCGCTCCTGTATTCAATGTCTGCTTTCGTACTATATAGGCTCGTAATGGATAAGACCCCTGATCAAAAGCGCGCAGTGCAATATCTGTATCCGCCAATCGACCCGTTCGATCGGCGCATGCTTGCTGTGGGGCAGGGCCATAACATCTATGTAGAGCAATGCGGCAACCCCAATGGCATTCCTGTCGTTGTTTTACACGGTGGTCCGGGTGGTGGGTGCAGCCCCTCCATGCGGCGATATTTCGATCCGGCAAAGTATCGCGTGATTCTTTTTGATCAGCGCGGCTGTGGCCGATCAACGCCTTTTGCTTCGGTGACGGACAATACGACGTGGCATCTGGTCGAAGATATCGAACTGATTCGCGAAACGCTGGGGATTGCGCAGTGGGTGGTCTTTGGCGGCAGCTGGGGTGCGACTCTTTCGCTGATCTATGCGCAGACGCATCCGGCAGCCGTGCGCAATCTGGTGTTGCGTGGCGTTTTCCTGATGACCCAGTCTGAGCTGGATTGGTTTTATGGTGGCGGCGCTGGCAAATTCTGGCCCGAGGTCTGGGAGAAATTTACAGCCCTCATTCCCGAGGATGAACAAGGCGATTATATAGAGGCCTATCATCGAAGATTGTTCTGCGATGACCGGATGGTTCAAACCCGATATGCACGGGCATGGTCCGGTTGGGAAAATGCGCTGGCCTCTGTTCAGTCGACGGGTCAGATGATTGATGGTCCGGGCGAGTATGCGCGCGCCTTTGCGCGGCTCGAGAACCACTATTTCATCAACAACGGCTTTCTTGAGTATGACGGCCAGATTTTGGCGCAGATGGATCGCATCGCGCATATTCCTGGCGTCATTGTGCAGGGCCGATACGATATGATCTGCCCACCAGAAAGCGCCTATTCAATCGCCAAGGCGTGGCCGAAATCTGAGCTGCGGATGGTGCGCAACGCGGGCCATGCCCTAAGCGAGCCGGGGATCAGCGCTGAGCTGGTCCGCGCCATGGATCAGATTGCATCGCTATGACCCGTAAACCCCTAGATCGTCGTGCATTATTTGCCAGCGGTGCTGCTGCCGCCCTTCTCGCCGCAGCAGGGGTGAGCGCAGGACCACTTCCGCAACGCGGAGGCAAGTTGCGCCTCGCCCTGTCTGGTGCCTCACGCAGCGATGATTGGCTGCGGGGTGATGGATTGTTCATGCAGATCGCGCGGGTCGGGCTGGTTTTCGAAACCCTCACCGAAGTGGCCGCAGACGGCACTTTGCGCGGTGAACTGGCTGTTGACTGGCGCAGTTCGGAAGATGCGCGGGTTTGGACCTTTGATTTACGCCCCGATGTGCAGTTTCACGATGGAGCACCCCTCACCGCAGATGATGTTGTCTTTAGCTTGGATGCGCTGGGCGCGGTTGAGGCCGTCACCGCGAACCAAGTGAAGATCACTTTGGATAGACCCGATGCGGCGCTGCCATTTGCGCTGGGCAAAGTTGGATATGTCATTCGCCCCCGTCACAACCTGCAGGGCGGTGTGGGGACGGGTATGTACCGCGTTCGCCATTTTGCAGCAGGTCAGCAGCTATTGGCAGAACGGGTTGAGGACCATTGGAAAGACGGACAGGCGGGTTGGTTCGACAGTGTCGAACTTGTCTCTATTCCCTCATCCGAGGTGCGCAGCCAAGCTGTGGCTGAATATCTGGTGGATGGCGCAGACATCGCT contains:
- a CDS encoding ABC transporter substrate-binding protein → MTRKPLDRRALFASGAAAALLAAAGVSAGPLPQRGGKLRLALSGASRSDDWLRGDGLFMQIARVGLVFETLTEVAADGTLRGELAVDWRSSEDARVWTFDLRPDVQFHDGAPLTADDVVFSLDALGAVEAVTANQVKITLDRPDAALPFALGKVGYVIRPRHNLQGGVGTGMYRVRHFAAGQQLLAERVEDHWKDGQAGWFDSVELVSIPSSEVRSQAVAEYLVDGADIADGRALRGFEDIALFDGHAVSRSIAMPSALGRGLFDDLRAPLRWWGA
- the pip gene encoding prolyl aminopeptidase, which encodes MDKTPDQKRAVQYLYPPIDPFDRRMLAVGQGHNIYVEQCGNPNGIPVVVLHGGPGGGCSPSMRRYFDPAKYRVILFDQRGCGRSTPFASVTDNTTWHLVEDIELIRETLGIAQWVVFGGSWGATLSLIYAQTHPAAVRNLVLRGVFLMTQSELDWFYGGGAGKFWPEVWEKFTALIPEDEQGDYIEAYHRRLFCDDRMVQTRYARAWSGWENALASVQSTGQMIDGPGEYARAFARLENHYFINNGFLEYDGQILAQMDRIAHIPGVIVQGRYDMICPPESAYSIAKAWPKSELRMVRNAGHALSEPGISAELVRAMDQIASL